A region from the Mesomycoplasma hyopneumoniae J genome encodes:
- a CDS encoding lipoate--protein ligase translates to MYLIEPKRNGKWVFDGAILLAIQYWAIKNLKLDETIVFPYICDPHVQIGYFQNPSVEVNLELLKQKNIEVVRRDTGGGAIYLDRNGVNFCFSFPYEKNKNLLGNYAQFYDPVIKVLQNIGIKNVQFSGKNDLQIEGKKVSGAAMSLVNDRIYAGFSLLYDVDFDFIGKILTPNQKKIEAKGIKSVSQRVTNLKNKLSKEYQNFSIFEIKDLFLTEFLKVNSVEKFKKYELTDSDWVQIDKMVAEKYKNWDFVWGLSPNYSFNRSIRTKVGTITFSLEINEGKISKIKISGDFFPKKSLLELENFLMGTKLTQDQLLNRLKDAKLEDYFSQKIDEEEICNLLLN, encoded by the coding sequence ATGTACTTAATCGAACCAAAACGCAATGGAAAATGAGTTTTTGACGGAGCAATTTTGCTTGCAATTCAATATTGAGCAATCAAAAACTTAAAACTAGATGAAACAATTGTTTTTCCTTATATTTGTGATCCACATGTACAAATTGGTTATTTCCAAAATCCAAGTGTTGAAGTTAACCTTGAACTTTTAAAGCAAAAAAATATTGAAGTTGTTAGACGCGACACTGGTGGTGGTGCAATTTATTTAGATAGAAATGGAGTAAATTTTTGTTTTTCATTTCCATATGAAAAAAATAAAAATTTACTCGGAAATTATGCACAATTTTACGATCCTGTTATTAAAGTTTTGCAAAACATAGGGATAAAAAATGTGCAATTTAGTGGAAAAAATGACCTTCAAATTGAAGGAAAAAAAGTTTCTGGTGCGGCAATGTCGCTTGTAAATGATAGAATTTATGCAGGTTTTTCACTTTTATATGATGTAGATTTTGATTTTATTGGCAAAATTCTAACTCCAAACCAGAAAAAAATTGAAGCAAAAGGGATAAAATCTGTTTCTCAACGGGTAACTAATTTAAAAAATAAGCTTTCAAAAGAATATCAAAATTTTTCAATTTTTGAAATAAAAGACCTATTTTTGACCGAATTTTTGAAAGTAAATTCAGTAGAAAAGTTTAAAAAATACGAGCTTACTGATAGCGATTGAGTCCAAATTGACAAAATGGTCGCTGAAAAATACAAAAATTGGGATTTTGTTTGAGGACTTAGCCCAAATTATTCCTTCAATAGATCAATTAGAACAAAAGTTGGAACAATAACATTTTCTTTAGAAATTAATGAAGGAAAAATTAGTAAAATTAAAATTTCAGGTGATTTTTTCCCGAAAAAGTCGCTTTTAGAGTTAGAAAATTTCTTAATGGGGACAAAATTAACTCAAGATCAACTATTAAATCGGCTA
- a CDS encoding deacetylase SIR2, producing MNLRTFSILDQAIKIKKILDSADAIVVGVGSGLTSADGNNYYGSKFSDNFKDFIEKYHFLDMLQASLYDFGSWETYWAFHSRFAKVNFLDLKESESFLNLRKILENKNFFIITTNSDSFFEKSGFDNEKIFYIQGKYNLMQCSKMCKNFLYQDDELILKMVENQKNMKVDYNLLPKCPKCNAFLEINKRISFKGMVEDQNFNNQKANYNNFIEQNKDKKLVFLEIGVGFTTPQLIKLPFQEMTKKFKNAKYLVINQKKYRTNKDILEKSYFFHEDIKLLLQKITEQE from the coding sequence ATGAACTTGAGGACTTTTAGTATTCTAGATCAAGCGATAAAAATCAAGAAAATCCTTGATTCAGCTGATGCAATTGTTGTTGGAGTTGGTTCAGGACTAACAAGTGCAGATGGAAATAATTATTATGGATCAAAATTTAGTGATAATTTTAAAGATTTTATCGAAAAATATCATTTTTTAGATATGCTTCAAGCTTCGCTTTATGATTTTGGATCATGAGAAACATACTGAGCTTTTCATAGTAGATTTGCGAAAGTTAATTTTTTAGATCTTAAAGAATCAGAAAGTTTTTTGAATTTAAGAAAAATTTTAGAAAATAAAAATTTTTTTATAATAACCACAAATTCTGATAGTTTTTTCGAAAAATCAGGATTTGACAATGAAAAAATTTTTTACATCCAGGGCAAATATAATTTAATGCAGTGCTCAAAAATGTGTAAAAATTTTTTATACCAAGATGATGAATTAATTCTAAAAATGGTAGAAAATCAAAAAAATATGAAGGTTGATTATAATTTATTGCCAAAATGCCCAAAATGTAATGCCTTTTTAGAAATAAACAAAAGAATTTCGTTTAAAGGAATGGTTGAAGATCAAAACTTCAATAACCAAAAAGCAAATTACAATAATTTTATTGAACAAAATAAAGATAAAAAATTAGTTTTTCTTGAAATAGGGGTCGGTTTTACAACCCCGCAATTAATTAAATTGCCATTTCAAGAGATGACAAAAAAATTCAAAAATGCAAAATATCTAGTTATAAATCAGAAAAAATACCGTACTAACAAGGATATTCTTGAAAAATCCTATTTTTTTCATGAGGATATTAAATTACTTCTACAAAAAATAACAGAACAGGAATAA
- a CDS encoding glycine cleavage system protein H, with product MKKIANFLIIEQKNEIFTIYLTAELQDDLGTIGFLKFTNKKRLEKDDVVAKIEASKTVFSIKTPLKCRIIELNQLAEKDPKILNSHDSDKNWLFKAKDIDQSEFDELEDF from the coding sequence ATGAAAAAAATTGCTAATTTCTTGATAATTGAACAAAAAAATGAAATTTTTACTATTTATTTAACGGCCGAATTACAAGATGATCTTGGAACAATCGGATTTTTAAAATTTACCAATAAAAAACGACTAGAAAAAGATGATGTTGTCGCTAAAATTGAAGCGTCAAAAACTGTTTTTTCAATAAAAACACCCTTAAAATGTAGAATTATTGAACTAAATCAATTAGCTGAAAAGGATCCAAAAATTTTGAATTCACATGATTCAGACAAAAATTGACTTTTTAAAGCAAAAGATATAGACCAAAGTGAATTTGATGAACTTGAGGACTTTTAG
- a CDS encoding ATP-binding cassette domain-containing protein — protein sequence MIKIEKLTKKIGNKFIFDNLNLEIPLNKITFVIGRSGIGKSTLINLIAGFTKKDSGKISFFDKNGSELEKPLVDVVFQDFNLIDSLSIKNNILIANHILNRESDDLEIQQAANSIGIETNKLDQIAKNLSGGEKQRAAFLRSLSRKSDFILLDEPTGNLDHENSIALLDLLVKASESKTILIVSHDLELANQYADQIINLENLSVNVIENNKQINVESKNKHLNLISNQVYKKPGFLQKFKVALLLVLADFKSKITSFILVLVTFFALIFSIVVFMNLHFSAKNIVTDTLAQSNFDAIRIGEKDIISLVPEEIDQLKKDNPKIKHTSLLYSRLQDYTFIYNDNVSLENRSIRSTDESDFFKNRFSSFSKNKNFNNRFITNPNEVILSQKLIEELEIDNPIGKTIKIVHLNRLTLGKNFEDLDPFSESATIVGILDKSLDNGNNFSLVHIDKLKSVYQKSNPNEKESKFDEFEFLPDDYFSLDFLGYVSSRPLTVETDETLAKPNKIHKSFYENSNQANSINLKKGTLPKNFNEIAVSSNITDKTGKLLKISNNKNTLIFKVVGVFDPEKDDENIAIFNNNIEKYSSELLPIAAVVYFDHDNLYNNINEFLNKYSKPGVSRYYSTNGGPDQILNRAINSQYVLLLIIFVSIIIFGISLLIFVSLYATNLSKFKKKSIGILKSLGGKTSQIFLYHWLNLVILSAFVFVFGIIFSISFVPLIYGAISNQNSVFPDYLQISVIFIIIWFASFFILSIIYSLISYITYKKDIVTLLK from the coding sequence ATGATAAAAATAGAAAAATTAACTAAAAAAATTGGTAATAAATTTATTTTTGATAATTTAAATCTGGAAATTCCTTTAAATAAAATTACATTTGTAATTGGAAGATCTGGAATTGGTAAATCCACACTAATTAATTTGATTGCCGGATTTACAAAAAAAGACAGTGGAAAAATTTCTTTTTTTGACAAAAATGGTTCTGAATTGGAAAAACCATTAGTTGATGTTGTTTTTCAAGACTTTAATTTAATTGACTCATTAAGTATAAAAAATAATATTTTAATAGCAAATCACATTTTGAATCGTGAATCAGATGATTTAGAAATACAACAAGCCGCTAATTCTATTGGTATTGAAACCAACAAATTAGATCAGATAGCGAAAAACTTATCGGGCGGCGAAAAACAGCGAGCTGCATTTTTAAGAAGTTTATCAAGAAAAAGTGATTTTATTTTGCTTGACGAGCCAACTGGTAATTTGGACCATGAAAATTCCATTGCTTTACTCGATTTATTAGTTAAAGCTTCTGAAAGTAAAACAATTTTAATTGTTAGTCATGATTTAGAATTAGCAAACCAATATGCTGATCAAATTATTAATTTAGAAAATTTATCCGTTAATGTTATAGAAAACAATAAACAAATTAATGTTGAATCAAAAAATAAACACTTAAACCTAATATCAAACCAGGTCTATAAAAAACCTGGTTTCTTACAAAAATTTAAAGTAGCTTTATTGCTTGTGCTCGCCGATTTTAAATCAAAAATCACGAGTTTTATTTTAGTTTTAGTAACATTTTTTGCCTTAATTTTTAGCATAGTTGTTTTCATGAACTTACATTTTTCAGCAAAAAATATAGTCACTGACACGCTTGCCCAATCAAATTTTGACGCCATTAGAATTGGAGAAAAGGATATTATTTCTTTAGTCCCTGAAGAAATCGACCAACTTAAAAAGGATAATCCCAAAATAAAACACACTAGTTTATTATATAGTAGACTTCAAGATTATACATTCATTTATAATGATAACGTTTCTCTTGAGAATCGTTCTATTAGATCAACTGATGAATCCGATTTTTTTAAAAACAGATTTAGTTCATTTAGTAAAAATAAAAATTTTAATAACAGGTTTATTACCAATCCAAATGAAGTTATTCTCTCACAAAAATTAATTGAAGAATTAGAAATTGATAATCCAATTGGAAAAACAATTAAAATTGTTCACCTTAATCGATTAACTTTAGGGAAAAACTTTGAAGATTTAGATCCCTTTTCTGAATCAGCAACAATTGTGGGAATTTTGGATAAGTCTCTTGATAATGGCAACAATTTTTCGCTTGTTCACATAGATAAACTAAAATCAGTATATCAAAAATCAAATCCAAACGAAAAAGAAAGTAAGTTTGATGAATTTGAGTTTTTACCTGATGATTATTTTTCATTAGACTTTTTAGGGTATGTTTCTAGTAGACCATTAACCGTAGAAACTGACGAGACACTTGCAAAACCCAATAAAATACATAAGTCTTTCTATGAGAATTCAAATCAAGCCAATTCAATAAACTTGAAAAAAGGTACATTGCCTAAAAATTTTAATGAAATAGCAGTTAGCTCGAATATAACTGACAAAACAGGAAAACTTTTAAAAATTTCTAACAATAAAAATACTTTAATTTTTAAAGTTGTTGGAGTTTTTGATCCTGAAAAAGATGACGAAAATATTGCTATTTTTAACAATAATATTGAAAAATATTCTAGTGAATTACTTCCAATAGCTGCTGTGGTTTATTTTGATCATGATAATTTATATAATAATATTAATGAATTTTTAAATAAATATAGCAAACCGGGCGTTAGTCGTTATTACTCGACAAATGGCGGTCCGGATCAAATTCTAAATCGAGCAATTAACTCTCAATATGTTTTGTTATTAATTATTTTTGTGTCAATAATAATTTTTGGAATAAGTTTGTTAATTTTTGTGTCATTATATGCAACAAATCTTTCTAAATTCAAGAAAAAATCAATTGGTATTCTAAAGTCTCTTGGTGGCAAAACATCACAAATTTTCTTGTATCATTGATTAAATTTGGTAATACTTTCTGCTTTTGTTTTCGTTTTTGGTATTATATTTTCAATTTCTTTTGTGCCCTTAATTTATGGTGCAATTTCAAATCAAAATTCAGTTTTTCCTGATTATCTGCAAATTAGTGTTATTTTTATAATTATCTGGTTTGCTAGTTTCTTTATTTTATCAATCATATATTCATTAATTTCTTATATAACTTATAAAAAAGATATTGTGACATTATTAAAATAA
- a CDS encoding ATP-binding cassette domain-containing protein, with the protein MIKIENLTKKIDNKIIFDSLNLEIPSRKITFIIGKSGIGKTTLINLIAGFTKKDSGKITFFDKNGSEIKKPLVDVVFQDFNLIPKISSENNILIANNVINRVLDPKELEQQAKYVSIETRQLKQNVNNLSGGEKQRIAILRSLSRDSDFILLDEPTGNLDFENGISVFENLKNIAKNKTILVVSHNLEFAKKYADKIIRIEKGKISEENIDKTEENLANNNEKNSQLVSFKSSSYSKIAKIRQELKTGLFLTLADYKSKWVSTILFVILFLTSIFGTLLFAVLNLNISASNSLKVNEYQLDSVLVSKKSERNLTTFTDNEINNLREKNKTIKKITPFFTLPSLSFEYNDKRRLGAPIDYIDESEFFKNRFNFDQKNLIGRNIEKLDEVIISKELATQFDIKEPKEQEIAVLTGPKDKKTLKVVGINNLVNAKKLNLTFLHHKFGENIELQKSKNRKPDNSQASQIKKIEPIILRLYFENNNLENNIDNFIKNNKDYQIDSSLKGITKLTYDLQNFINLIVGAILIVFIVVLLIQTIFYTKNLTDSKVKLIGILKALRAKTWQIFLYHWLNIIIISFLILVINLSVSLPLIPKIYIWILGEDAIYPSISQIVILIFIIWIAMFFIISFIYLLISWFNYKKPVTKLLKFDHF; encoded by the coding sequence ATGATAAAAATTGAGAATTTAACTAAAAAGATTGATAACAAAATCATCTTTGATAGTCTAAATCTTGAAATACCTTCAAGAAAAATAACATTTATAATTGGTAAATCAGGAATTGGTAAAACAACTCTTATTAACTTAATTGCCGGTTTTACTAAAAAAGATAGTGGAAAAATTACTTTTTTCGATAAAAATGGTTCTGAAATTAAAAAACCATTAGTTGATGTTGTTTTTCAAGACTTTAATCTAATTCCTAAGATTTCATCAGAAAATAATATTTTAATCGCAAATAATGTAATAAATAGAGTTTTAGATCCAAAAGAATTGGAACAACAGGCTAAATACGTGTCAATTGAAACTCGGCAATTAAAGCAAAATGTAAATAATTTATCAGGTGGCGAAAAACAAAGAATAGCAATTCTCCGTTCGCTTTCAAGAGATAGTGATTTTATTTTACTCGATGAACCAACTGGAAATTTGGATTTTGAAAACGGTATTTCTGTATTTGAAAATCTAAAAAATATTGCAAAAAATAAAACAATATTAGTAGTCAGTCACAATTTAGAATTTGCAAAAAAATATGCCGACAAAATCATTCGTATTGAAAAAGGAAAAATTTCCGAAGAAAATATTGACAAAACTGAGGAAAATTTAGCAAACAACAATGAAAAAAATAGTCAATTAGTTTCTTTTAAGAGTTCTTCCTATTCAAAAATTGCAAAAATTAGGCAAGAATTAAAAACAGGTTTATTCCTTACTCTGGCAGATTATAAATCAAAATGAGTTTCAACCATTTTATTTGTAATACTTTTTCTAACAAGTATTTTTGGGACATTATTATTTGCTGTTTTAAATTTAAATATTTCCGCTTCTAATTCTCTTAAAGTTAATGAATATCAACTTGATTCTGTTTTAGTTAGCAAAAAATCAGAAAGAAATTTGACAACCTTCACAGATAATGAAATTAATAATCTCAGAGAAAAAAATAAAACCATAAAAAAAATTACTCCTTTCTTTACTTTGCCATCATTAAGTTTTGAATATAATGACAAAAGAAGGTTAGGAGCACCTATTGATTATATTGATGAAAGTGAATTTTTTAAAAATAGGTTCAATTTTGATCAAAAAAATTTAATTGGAAGAAACATTGAAAAATTAGATGAAGTTATAATTTCAAAAGAATTAGCTACACAATTTGATATCAAAGAACCAAAAGAACAAGAAATTGCTGTTTTAACTGGCCCCAAAGATAAAAAAACATTAAAAGTTGTTGGAATAAATAATTTAGTTAATGCAAAAAAATTAAACCTAACTTTTTTACATCATAAATTCGGTGAAAATATCGAATTACAGAAAAGTAAAAACAGGAAACCAGACAATTCACAAGCCAGTCAAATTAAAAAAATAGAACCAATTATTTTAAGGTTGTATTTTGAAAATAATAATTTGGAAAATAATATTGATAATTTTATTAAGAATAATAAAGACTATCAAATTGACTCCTCATTAAAAGGTATAACAAAATTAACTTATGATTTACAAAATTTTATAAATTTAATTGTTGGAGCAATTTTAATTGTTTTTATAGTAGTTTTGTTAATACAAACGATTTTTTATACAAAAAATCTAACTGATTCAAAAGTAAAATTAATAGGAATTCTTAAGGCGCTTCGGGCTAAGACATGGCAGATTTTTCTTTATCATTGATTAAATATAATTATAATTTCATTTCTAATTTTAGTCATTAACTTATCAGTGTCTCTCCCGTTAATTCCAAAAATTTACATCTGAATACTCGGTGAAGATGCCATATATCCTTCGATTTCACAGATAGTAATTTTAATTTTCATAATATGAATAGCAATGTTTTTTATAATTTCGTTTATTTACTTATTGATTTCATGGTTTAATTATAAAAAACCTGTTACAAAATTACTAAAATTCGATCATTTTTAA
- a CDS encoding site-specific DNA-methyltransferase — MYIDPPYNTQASFNEGNQVANDKENILPSKFIYRDKYSRNGWLNLLNERLNLAKKLLKEDGIIFISIDDNQQAYLKVLMDEIFGEENFVANIVWVKKNSPGGNTSFDYKITQNTEYIITYAKNLNKCKFNYQKYDEKTLKKLGYTLKDKYFDQRGYYKLTDLHRTSSTGAFQYIKSLDYPIIAPDGTSFTLYLNKNNPESACYTWGKDTFVEGEKQGFIEIVKNSRGDWVAKRKQYQYVKFNPKTKKIEEIVAGVPFKNIISDFYSLNGGLELKEIFNSKNIFDFPKPIELIKYLINIHPNKNAKILDFFAGSGTTGHAVWELNRQDGGNRIFTLVTNNQNKIAENVTYERLFRISNGKGTKNEEFNWSKNNKPYLENLKVFDIVYYNTQIFNSESELNDLVNLLLKLFKDFDIKVDLNHIDTKNTRYVELLNHLLALKPQEKDL; from the coding sequence ATTTATATTGATCCACCTTATAATACTCAGGCTAGTTTTAATGAAGGTAATCAGGTTGCAAATGATAAAGAAAATATTTTACCTTCAAAATTTATTTATCGAGATAAATACTCGCGAAATGGCTGGCTAAATTTATTAAATGAAAGACTAAATTTAGCCAAAAAACTTTTAAAAGAAGATGGAATAATTTTTATCTCAATTGATGATAATCAGCAAGCTTATCTAAAAGTTTTAATGGATGAAATTTTCGGGGAAGAAAATTTTGTTGCTAATATTGTGTGAGTTAAAAAAAATAGTCCAGGTGGAAATACTAGTTTTGATTATAAAATAACACAAAACACAGAATATATTATTACTTATGCTAAAAATTTAAACAAATGTAAGTTCAATTACCAAAAATATGATGAAAAAACTCTTAAAAAATTAGGATATACACTTAAAGATAAATATTTTGACCAAAGAGGTTATTATAAATTGACTGACCTTCATCGTACATCATCTACAGGCGCATTTCAATATATAAAGTCTTTGGATTATCCTATTATTGCCCCTGATGGTACTAGTTTTACTTTGTATTTAAATAAGAATAATCCCGAATCAGCTTGTTATACTTGAGGGAAAGATACTTTTGTCGAAGGGGAAAAACAAGGATTTATTGAAATTGTTAAAAATTCTCGTGGCGATTGGGTTGCTAAACGTAAACAGTATCAATATGTTAAATTTAATCCAAAAACTAAAAAAATTGAAGAAATTGTCGCTGGTGTACCGTTTAAAAATATTATTAGTGATTTTTATTCATTAAACGGTGGCCTAGAACTCAAAGAAATTTTTAATAGTAAAAATATCTTTGATTTCCCCAAACCAATTGAATTAATTAAGTATTTAATTAATATTCATCCCAATAAAAATGCAAAAATTCTTGATTTTTTTGCCGGTAGTGGAACAACCGGCCATGCAGTTTGAGAGTTGAACCGTCAGGATGGCGGAAACAGAATTTTTACTTTAGTCACAAACAATCAAAATAAAATTGCCGAAAATGTAACTTATGAAAGACTTTTTAGAATTTCAAATGGAAAAGGAACCAAAAATGAAGAATTTAATTGAAGTAAAAATAACAAACCTTACTTGGAAAATTTAAAGGTTTTTGATATAGTTTATTATAATACTCAAATTTTTAACTCAGAAAGTGAACTTAATGATTTGGTTAATTTACTTTTAAAACTTTTTAAAGATTTTGATATTAAAGTTGACTTAAATCATATAGATACTAAAAATACCAGGTATGTTGAACTTTTAAATCATCTTTTAGCACTAAAACCACAAGAAAAGGATTTATAA
- a CDS encoding DEAD/DEAH box helicase family protein, giving the protein MELTQSQSKAVEQLVEKTTLYLTSSEEIEPKLENDKNQTNPAKLKNAIYFKAPTGSGKTFMILNYIDKLIEWNKAKVGKELVFVIVTLSSAELPKQMEESFNEYKIFIKNTNLNIERIESPSNLKRTAKVDKNYEFFAKPDSVFIMGGASFKSNSILREQGSIEAFLSEIKRKGQILIYIRDEAHIGSDIKINLKDKTFEEKMQENASFILKMTATPKTDLPLVHLSEKDLSQDDIQLLKTQKHHNFDLEKGEDYDDEEILEIACKKFNEIKKQYNDNIKEPGLVGINPAMLIQIDNSSEKDAQKAQKFDENIEKIIKILEKHDLSWVKYFDQNKKESNLRQKSNFTLRDISRNMSSVDVIIFKIGPATGWNIPRACMLVQLRNISSSNLSIQTIGRIKRNPCPMYTLKDNSIARKYFIYSNVDPERKNVLKLYLKEKYKYDKFIWGQIQIPGMPDETRSKIINYKQYENEFEHKFNDKRQNQVKEIFKNDLRKYEDDYKANKFISIDTEKYGSARLIKSKISNIIELELAIIRLKNNLKKYFTSKIEDFFAKIKQDFLSDIKTNKQILDLIILLKYGPELAKIYKKTIKDQVKNAQYKLFEECLPKEIEFNSAENDKLVKTNDSSFAYKKIDDKTPEDNLPLDSEAELFFAKELIKISKAKQNIHFWAKNPVYTKLGFQYINGNEIAKSNPDFLVSKDGNYFYFEIKHYKDFDPEKTQLLIRGYNQYFKENQINQKNLTLAVCWVVPKYGDLYFAGSSNLEQIRDKIDFNKKTNSDINDISDKEFEEKRKKIAPMLLTDIIN; this is encoded by the coding sequence ATGGAATTAACGCAATCTCAATCTAAAGCGGTTGAACAATTAGTTGAAAAAACAACTTTATATCTGACTAGTAGTGAAGAAATTGAGCCAAAATTAGAAAATGATAAAAACCAAACAAATCCAGCAAAACTAAAAAATGCAATTTATTTTAAAGCGCCGACAGGATCGGGAAAAACTTTCATGATTCTAAACTATATTGATAAATTAATTGAATGAAATAAAGCGAAAGTTGGTAAAGAATTAGTTTTTGTAATTGTAACATTATCAAGTGCTGAATTACCCAAGCAAATGGAAGAAAGTTTTAATGAATATAAAATTTTTATAAAAAATACAAATTTGAATATAGAGAGAATTGAAAGTCCTTCAAACTTGAAAAGAACGGCAAAAGTTGATAAAAACTATGAATTTTTTGCCAAACCTGATTCAGTTTTTATTATGGGTGGCGCATCTTTTAAATCAAATTCTATTTTACGTGAACAAGGATCAATTGAAGCATTTTTGTCTGAAATTAAACGAAAAGGGCAAATTCTTATTTATATAAGAGATGAAGCTCATATTGGTTCTGATATTAAAATTAATTTAAAAGACAAAACTTTTGAAGAAAAAATGCAAGAAAATGCATCATTTATATTAAAAATGACAGCAACTCCAAAAACTGATTTGCCATTAGTTCATTTATCTGAAAAAGATTTAAGTCAAGATGATATTCAACTTTTAAAAACTCAAAAACATCATAATTTTGACTTAGAAAAAGGTGAAGATTATGATGATGAAGAAATTTTGGAAATAGCTTGTAAAAAATTTAACGAAATTAAAAAACAATATAATGATAATATTAAAGAGCCTGGTTTAGTCGGTATTAACCCTGCAATGCTAATTCAAATTGATAATAGTAGTGAAAAAGATGCTCAAAAAGCGCAAAAATTTGATGAAAATATTGAAAAAATAATTAAAATACTCGAAAAGCATGATCTTAGTTGGGTCAAATATTTTGACCAAAATAAAAAAGAAAGTAATTTGCGCCAAAAATCTAATTTCACATTACGTGATATTTCTAGAAATATGTCTTCAGTTGATGTAATAATTTTTAAAATTGGCCCTGCAACAGGATGAAATATTCCAAGAGCATGCATGTTAGTCCAACTTAGAAATATTTCATCTTCTAATTTAAGTATTCAAACAATTGGTAGAATAAAAAGAAATCCTTGCCCTATGTATACTTTAAAAGATAATTCCATTGCTCGTAAATATTTTATTTATAGTAATGTTGACCCTGAGAGAAAAAATGTGCTTAAACTTTATTTGAAGGAAAAATATAAATATGACAAATTTATATGAGGCCAAATCCAAATTCCCGGAATGCCTGACGAAACTAGAAGTAAAATAATTAATTATAAACAATATGAAAACGAATTTGAACATAAATTTAACGATAAGAGGCAGAATCAGGTTAAAGAAATTTTTAAAAACGATTTGAGAAAATATGAAGACGACTATAAGGCCAATAAATTTATTTCTATTGATACTGAAAAATATGGTTCAGCAAGATTAATTAAATCAAAAATTTCCAACATTATTGAATTAGAATTAGCAATTATTAGACTTAAAAACAATTTAAAAAAGTATTTTACTTCCAAAATTGAAGACTTTTTTGCTAAAATAAAACAAGATTTTTTATCAGATATAAAAACAAATAAACAAATTTTAGATTTAATTATTTTGTTAAAATACGGGCCAGAACTTGCTAAAATTTATAAAAAAACAATTAAAGACCAAGTCAAAAACGCTCAGTATAAACTTTTTGAAGAATGTTTACCTAAAGAAATTGAATTTAATAGTGCTGAAAATGATAAATTGGTGAAAACTAATGATTCTTCTTTTGCTTATAAAAAAATTGATGACAAAACACCAGAAGATAATCTTCCATTAGATTCAGAAGCAGAACTGTTTTTTGCAAAAGAATTAATAAAAATTAGTAAAGCAAAGCAAAATATTCATTTTTGAGCTAAAAACCCAGTCTATACTAAATTAGGTTTTCAATACATTAACGGAAATGAAATTGCAAAATCAAATCCTGATTTTTTGGTTAGCAAAGATGGAAATTATTTTTATTTTGAGATCAAACATTATAAAGATTTTGATCCTGAAAAAACTCAATTATTAATAAGGGGATATAATCAATATTTCAAAGAAAATCAAATAAATCAAAAAAATTTAACCTTAGCTGTTTGTTGAGTTGTTCCTAAATACGGAGACCTTTATTTTGCTGGATCTTCTAATTTAGAGCAAATTCGAGATAAAATTGATTTTAATAAAAAAACAAATAGCGATATTAACGATATTAGCGATAAAGAATTTGAAGAAAAAAGAAAAAAAATTGCCCCAATGCTTTTAACCGACATTATAAATTAA